Proteins co-encoded in one Candidatus Tectomicrobia bacterium genomic window:
- a CDS encoding RidA family protein, with amino-acid sequence MPEIVHVSPPGVFRRMIDGRPLYSTLTVIKSAEGARLILAGQVSAREDGQVVGKGDMTAQIRQVCENIGRALRHAGADFKDLVRTVTYTVDVPEYFRCAGVRAEYFGSPPPPSTLLGVTRLADPDFLVEIEGEAVIPLGRLRNA; translated from the coding sequence GTGCCCGAGATCGTCCACGTTTCCCCCCCGGGCGTTTTCCGCCGGATGATCGACGGCCGTCCCCTGTACTCCACCCTGACGGTGATCAAGTCGGCGGAGGGCGCCAGGCTCATCCTGGCCGGGCAGGTGTCGGCCCGGGAGGACGGCCAAGTGGTCGGCAAGGGCGACATGACGGCCCAGATCCGCCAGGTGTGCGAGAACATCGGCAGGGCCTTGCGGCACGCCGGGGCCGACTTCAAGGACCTGGTGCGCACGGTTACCTACACCGTGGACGTTCCGGAATACTTCCGCTGCGCCGGCGTGCGCGCCGAATATTTCGGCTCTCCGCCGCCGCCCAGCACCCTCCTGGGCGTCACGCGCCTGGCGGACCCGGATTTCCTGGTCGAGATCGAGGGGGAGGCGGTCATCCCGCTGGGGCGGCTGCGGAACGCGTGA
- a CDS encoding zinc ribbon domain-containing protein encodes MPAYDFRCGKCSKNVTLMLNVSDYERKAFKCPKCGSKKLDRRISSVQVQTSKKS; translated from the coding sequence ATGCCAGCCTACGACTTCAGATGCGGAAAATGCAGCAAGAACGTCACCCTGATGCTCAACGTCTCGGACTACGAGCGGAAGGCCTTCAAGTGCCCGAAGTGCGGGTCCAAGAAGCTCGACCGCCGCATCTCTTCCGTCCAGGTCCAGACCTCGAAAAAGAGCTGA
- a CDS encoding phenylacetate--CoA ligase family protein has translation MQIQSAEELQRAREDRLRRTASLCARAHPFYRRRFAEAGIPPDGIRTLDDLARLPLTHKSDYMAAPGDFMLDPAAAPELSLEERTLWNVAYTTGTTSGRPSPFYNTTHDQYHIMLQARACSETEGVRRGDIFANLYPLSPMPLGAFLCCVRTAEIMGLPIVSTLTGTPHPEYPVRRGLDEAVDVIGAARATILWGIPSFVRRVLQRAREKEVPLPGARMVVAAGEAVSPSLREEYMDHLRHFGAGDPQVRSRYSATEMQGGLVQCRNEAAPHNVVPELYYLEVVDPETGKQVPEGEEGCLAVTHLHRRGTVFLRYLIGDLIALKMEPCPHCGRLGERIVRAPRRTGDLVKVRGVLINPGIVFDVVSADRAVREYQLLIRKERPGDSDSLDEMVLRLEAQEADHPRLAAEMPVRIQRAVMVRPRVEFAAPGEVHDPLKSVKVRRLVDERDQ, from the coding sequence ATGCAGATTCAATCCGCCGAGGAGCTCCAGCGGGCGCGGGAGGATCGCCTGCGCCGCACCGCCTCCCTCTGCGCCCGGGCCCATCCCTTCTACCGCCGGCGCTTCGCCGAGGCCGGAATACCTCCGGACGGCATCCGGACGCTCGATGACCTCGCGCGGCTCCCCCTCACGCACAAATCCGACTACATGGCGGCCCCGGGGGATTTCATGCTCGACCCGGCGGCGGCGCCGGAGCTCTCCCTCGAGGAGCGCACCCTCTGGAACGTGGCCTATACCACCGGCACCACGAGCGGCCGGCCCTCCCCCTTCTACAACACGACCCACGACCAGTACCACATCATGCTCCAGGCCCGGGCCTGCAGCGAAACCGAGGGCGTGCGCCGGGGGGACATCTTCGCCAACCTCTACCCGCTCTCCCCCATGCCGCTCGGCGCGTTCCTGTGCTGCGTCCGCACGGCGGAGATCATGGGCCTTCCCATCGTGAGCACCCTGACGGGGACGCCCCACCCCGAGTACCCGGTCCGGCGGGGGCTGGACGAGGCGGTGGACGTGATCGGCGCCGCCCGGGCCACCATCCTATGGGGCATCCCCAGCTTCGTGCGGCGCGTCCTTCAGCGGGCCCGGGAGAAGGAGGTGCCCTTGCCGGGGGCGCGGATGGTGGTGGCGGCGGGGGAGGCGGTGAGCCCCAGCCTCCGGGAGGAGTACATGGACCACCTCCGGCACTTCGGGGCCGGGGACCCCCAGGTGAGGTCCCGCTACTCCGCCACCGAGATGCAGGGAGGGCTGGTGCAGTGCCGGAACGAGGCCGCCCCCCACAACGTGGTGCCGGAGCTCTACTACCTCGAGGTGGTGGACCCCGAAACCGGGAAGCAGGTGCCCGAGGGGGAGGAGGGCTGCCTGGCCGTCACGCATCTCCACCGGCGGGGGACGGTTTTCCTCCGCTACCTCATCGGGGATCTCATCGCCCTCAAGATGGAGCCCTGCCCCCACTGCGGGCGGCTGGGGGAGCGCATCGTCCGGGCGCCCCGGCGGACGGGGGACCTGGTGAAGGTCCGCGGAGTGCTCATCAACCCCGGCATCGTTTTTGACGTGGTTTCGGCGGACCGGGCGGTCCGGGAGTATCAGCTCCTCATCCGGAAGGAACGGCCGGGGGACTCCGACTCGCTGGACGAGATGGTCCTCCGCCTGGAGGCCCAGGAAGCGGACCACCCCCGTCTCGCCGCCGAGATGCCCGTCCGGATCCAGCGGGCGGTGATGGTGAGGCCGCGGGTGGAATTCGCGGCCCCCGGGGAAGTCCACGACCCGCTCAAGAGCGTGAAGGTCCGCCGCCTGGTGGACGAGCGGGACCAATAG